A single genomic interval of Prunus dulcis chromosome 5, ALMONDv2, whole genome shotgun sequence harbors:
- the LOC117627208 gene encoding uncharacterized protein LOC117627208 isoform X1, which produces MPRNEVGDRVHNFFGQENLSQGQHHPQVDGNWPGLSNNLWVGSQRQIGAPVNSSLKNYNVQQSVADSERGHGSQSLHVPHGLDFIHSNQRPESGRIQSQNQQPTPNGYVHGHQMFQTRQNEANFLGVDAESDRQNLTSRGLSILESQRGSGPEHKKNLMRMETSESPVGFDFFGGQQQMTGPHPSMMQSLPRQQSGISDMQQLQRQVMLTQIQEFQRQQQLQQLERQQVLANQASSITRQAAGNHSPALINGVPINEASNNQWPPDLVAGNTNWLQRGASPVMQGASSGHVLSPQQAHTLQLMGFVPQQADQSLYGVPITSTSGSPGSYPHVQIDKSAMQQMSARNNSFPGSQYAAFSDQVSMQDGSLVSRQDFQGRSTFGPTAAEGLNSGFNLENLNQVNPQQRNEPMEEFQGRQQLVGLSEPSQEKAVIQVAPSQNVATLDPTEEKILFGSDDNLWEAFGRSTNVGMGGPNVLDGTDIFGGLPSVQSGTWSALMQSAVAETSSADIGLQEEWPLSFRNQEPPTGNQQPSSVGDTSKQQSGWASNNLHSSSDLNYRPFPHSADVHRPNTSSTFSSVQGFQQSGPKTLHERGEVFRNDSSQRFIQQNPEQGSKWLDRSPVQNLSAEGSHNYGNTSHSSGAEINANSISGSWNRQQSISSHSSDGQPFNMLNGWTFSESMSTDGGNNLKSHGNQVLSQSAPGGDRKRDMHEEMNHAAGTWKTDSNAELEQEKYPIGSPQRNREGSGTNNVAKSNSSTARANQESQKQLANNHDFWKTVDSSVNSKGNEVLGKNQHHLDKNPLILESSGNHCLDKGAVEMHDMENLNRNDTFFSNAHHQASVGGLKESVAADAGDSPVFPGSKQKSSSTAGRRPPGTRKFQYHPMGDVDVEVEPSYGRKHVTQSQAMSQKVPRAFRSPDQGSFGQSKFIGHTDRSSMEMEKADTKRLDEKPSKHMLPGFVPSTSTPFDRFTGNNPPNKAAQSSQHMLELLHKVDQPREGGNATHFSSSDHNTSSEMPEVETSDGSVDHLHRNQSSVSQGFGLQLAPPSQRIPFADHASSSQISSQAVFNSSPVHSEIGEKGHTWLGSAASVQSLPSSREASQGEFRNNISGSSGQIGNKASPYNVQGNFSASFNSGFPLSRSQLENQHMAGSSGQVTASQSVNIPFDRLAFRPKQMDDSCEKAQTSQSALPPVPDMPGSTSQNNHASAEASHLNIADQSHSRVVAPKIPKSDAVPVSEPCVTSGMPHQGAFSKDLTNVWTSVPFQQPLVSAEPSNVASHLFKSQLQTNNNVVTTFPGSPKLNEQDTRERGNGMSAFGAYSSSMQSIAVKEQPPKQSTGQQVSTENIQGAQKINLSQGKESFTNNFFEASVSSSVATQRDIEAFGRSLRPNNSLHQSYSLQDQVQAMKSTEVDGNDRSVKRLKGPDSGVETQQVDAQGGSQLSYGYNNVERNSSADNMSVPSGDSNMLSFSSKLGDTRNSNASCQDTFTFSRKDSQNFSSSSNASFFRGEQSHVSPQMAPSWFDQYGTFKNGQIFPMHDTLRTTMKSLEKHSVTGKPGDDTHTRESMEQASATSDASKLVTIPQSSVPVPIPSEQLPSPPAARSDVTDESLIVARPKKRKSATSDLSPWHKELTKLSQRLLNISAAETDWAQSTNRLVEKVEDETEIIEDRLPMLRPKRRLVLTTQLMQQLLRPPSAAVLFADASLCYESVAYFVSRLALGDACSAISCSGSGSQTPLPPDSVDLLPEKPKTPEKIGHQYFSKVAEDFVDKARKLENDLLRLDKRTSILDLRVESQDLEKFSVINRFAKFHGRAQGDAAEASPSSDALTNAQKTCPQRYVTALPVPRNLPDRVQCLSL; this is translated from the exons ATGCCTAGAAACGAAGTTGGAGACAGGGTACACAATTTCTTCGGGCAAGAGAACTTGTCACAGGGTCAGCATCATCCACAGGTTGATGGGAACTGGCCGGGTCTAAGTAACAACCTGTGGGTCGGGAGTCAGAGACAAATTGGAGCTCCAGTTAATTCAAGTTTAAAGAATTATAATGTACAGCAGTCAG TAGCAGATTCTGAAAGAGGACATGGGAGTCAGTCTTTGCATGTGCCTCATGGTTTGGATTTTATTCACTCAAATCAGAGGCCTGAGTCTGGCAGAATTCAGTCTCAAAATCAACAGCCAACTCCTAATGGCTATGTGCATGGGCACCAGATGTTTCAGACAAGGCAGAATGAAGCTAACTTTTTGGGAGTGGATGCAGAATCTGATCGGCAAAATTTAACATCTAGAGGCTTGTCCATACTTGAATCACAGAGAGGAAGTGGCCCtgagcataaaaaaaatttaatgagAATGGAAACTTCAGAATCCCCcgttggttttgatttttttggtggtCAACAGCAAATGACTGGTCCACATCCCAGCATGATGCAGTCTTTGCCAAGGCAGCAGTCAGGGATTAGTGACATGCAGCAATTACAGCGACAGGTTATGCTCACACAAATTCAAGAATTTCAAAGGCAGCAACAACTTCAGCAACTAGAAAGGCAACAGGTTCTTGCGAATCAGGCTTCCTCCATTACAAGACAGGCTGCTGGAAACCACTCACCAGCTCTAATCAATGGTGTTCCGATCAATGAGGCATCTAACAATCAATGGCCACCTGATCTTGTGGCAGGTAACACAAACTGGCTGCAGCGCGGTGCTTCTCCTGTTATGCAGGGGGCATCTAGTGGACATGTATTGTCCCCTCAACAAGCCCACACATTACAGTTGATGGGTTTTGTTCCTCAACAGGCTGATCAATCTCTATATGGGGTTCCAATTACTAGCACAAGTGGCTCACCTGGTTCATATCCTCATGTTCAAATAGACAAGTCGGCAATGCAGCAGATGTCGGCACGTAATAATTCCTTTCCAGGTAGTCAATATGCTGCATTTTCAGATCAGGTTAGCATGCAAGATGGATCCCTGGTTTCTAGACAGGATTTTCAAGGGAGAAGTACGTTTGGGCCTACTGCTGCTGAAGGCTTGAATAGTGGgtttaatttggaaaacttgAATCAAGTAAATCCTCAGCAAAGAAATGAACCCATGGAGGAATTCCAAGGGAGGCAACAGCTAGTTGGATTGTCAGAACCATCACAAGAGAAAGCAGTCATACAGGTTGCACCCTCGCAGAATGTGGCTACACTAGATCCAACCGAAGAAAAGATTTTGTTTGGTTCAGATGACAATCTATGGGAGGCCTTTGGCAGGAGCACAAATGTTGGAATGGGAGGTCCTAATGTGTTGGATGGTACGGACATTTTTGGAGGACTTCCTTCTGTACAAAGTGGGACTTGGAGTGCTCTTATGCAATCTGCAGTAGCAGAAACTTCTAGTGCTGATATAGGGCTACAGGAAGAGTGGCCTCTGAGTTTTCGAAATCAAGAACCTCCAACTGGGAATCAGCAGCCCTCAAGTGTTGGTGATACCAGCAAACAACAGTCTGGTTGGGCTAGTAACAACTTGCACTCTTCCTCTGACTTGAATTATAGGCCTTTCCCACACTCTGCTGATGTCCATAGGCCCAATACAAGTAGTACTTTTTCTAGTGTGCAGGGATTTCAGCAATCAGGGCCTAAAACTTTGCATGAACGAGGTGAGGTCTTTCGGAATGATTCTTCTCAGAGATTTATTCAACAGAATCCTGAACAAGGAAGTAAATGGTTGGATCGCAGTCCTGTACAAAATTTATCTGCAGAAGGTAGTCATAATTATGGAAATACTAGTCATTCATCAGGTGCAGAAATAAATGCAAATAGCATTTCGGGTTCTTGGAACCGTCAACAAAGCATTTCATCACATAGTAGTGATGGCCAGCCTTTCAATATGTTAAATGGTTGGACCTTTAGTGAGTCTATGTCGACAGATGGGGGTAATAATCTGAAAAGTCATGGGAATCAAGTTTTATCACAATCAGCTCCAGGTGGTGATCGCAAGAGAGACATGCATGAGGAAATGAACCATGCTGCTGGTACATGGAAGACTGATTCAAATGCTGAACTggaacaagaaaaatatcCCATTGGAAGCCCACAGAGGAATAGAGAGGGTTCAGGCACAAACAATGTTGCGAAATCAAATTCCAGCACCGCAAGAGCCAACCAAGAAAGCCAGAAACAGCTTGCAAACAATCATGATTTCTGGAAAACTGTTGATTCTTCAGTGAACTCTAAAGGAAATGAGGTTCTGGGGAAAAATCAGCATCATCTGGATAAGAATCCTCTAATTTTGGAGTCATCAGGGAACCATTGCTTAGACAAGGGAGCAGTTGAAATGCATGATATGGAGAACTTGAATAGAAATGACACTTTTTTCTCTAATGCACACCATCAAGCTTCAGTTGGTGGTTTGAAGGAAAGTGTTGCCGCAGATGCTGGCGATTCCCCTGTGTTTCCTGGAAGCAAACAAAAGTCGTCTAGTACTGCTGGTCGAAGACCCCCCGGAACTCGTAAGTTTCAGTATCATCCAATGGGAGATGTGGATGTTGAAGTGGAGCCTTCTTATGGAAGAAAACATGTGACACAGTCGCAGGCTATGTCCCAGAAGGTCCCTCGAGCTTTTAGAAGTCCTGACCAGGGGAGTTTTGGGCAGTCAAAATTTATTGGTCACACTGATAGAAGTTCTATGGAAATGGAGAAG GCTGACACAAAACGTTTGGATGAGAAACCTTCAAAACATATGCTTCCAGGTTTTGTGCCCAGTACGTCTACTCCCTTTGACAGATTCACGGGTAATAATCCCCCAAACAAAGCTGCGCAATCAAG TCAACATATGCTCGAACTTCTTCACAAGGTGGACCAACCAAGGGAGGGTGGCAATGCTACACACTTCAGCTCCTCTGATCACAATACATCATCTGAGATGCCCGAAGTGGAAACTTCTGATGGATCTGTAGATCACCTTCATCGAAATCAGTCATCTGTTTCTCAAGGTTTTGGTTTACAGCTGGCTCCTCCATCTCAGCGGATTCCATTTGCAGACCATGCCTCGTCTTCTCAGATCTCCTCACAAGCAGTTTTCAATTCGTCTCCTGTCCATTCTGAGATAGGAGAAAAGGGTCATACATGGTTGGGCTCAGCAGCATCTGTCCAGTCATTGCCTTCTTCTCGTGAAGCATCTCAAGGAGAATTTAGAAATAATATCTCTGGTTCCTCAGGACAGATAGGGAATAAGGCTTCACCATACAATGTTCAGGGAAATTTTTCTGCTTCTTTTAATTCtggttttcctctttcaaGAAGTCAACTTGAAAATCAGCACATGGCTGGCTCTAGCGGACAAGTAACGGCAAGTCAGTCTGTTAACATACCTTTTGATAGGCTTGCTTTCCGACCAAAACAGATGGATGATTCTTGTGAGAAGGCTCAAACCAGTCAATCTGCCCTGCCACCAGTGCCAGATATGCCTGGAAGTACTTCACAGAATAACCATGCCTCTGCAGAGGCATCCCATCTGAATATTGCTGACCAATCCCATTCAAGAGTTGTTGCCCCAAAAATCCCGAAATCAGATGCTGTGCCGGTCTCTGAGCCTTGTGTTACATCTGGTATGCCCCATCAAGGTGCTTTTTCTAAAGATTTGACTAACGTATGGACCAGTGTTCCATTTCAGCAACCTTTAGTAAGTGCTGAACCTTCCAATGTTGCTTCACATTTATTCAAATCCCAACTTCAAACAAATAACAATGTGGTAACAACTTTCCCTGGATCACCAAAGCTCAATGAGCAAGATACTCGAGAAAGAGGGAATGGCATGTCTGCCTTTGGTGCATATTCTTCTAGCATGCAAAGCATTGCTGTGAAAGAGCAACCACCCAAACAAAGTACTGGGCAACAAGTATCAACTGAGAACATTCAGGGTGCGCAAAAGATCAATTTGTCACAGGGAAAAGAATCCtttacaaataatttttttgaggCATCTGTTTCAAGCTCTGTTGCTACTCAGAGAGATATTGAAGCTTTTGGCCGCTCTTTAAGGCCAAATAACAGCTTGCATCAAAGTTATTCCTTGCAGGACCAAGTGCAGGCTATGAAAAGTACAGAGGTTGATGGAAATGATCGGAGTGTGAAGAGATTGAAAGGTCCAGATTCTGGTGTGGAGACTCAGCAGGTGGATGCCCAGGGAGGATCACAATTATCTTATGGATATAATAATGTGGAAAGGAATTCATCAGCTGATAACATGTCAGTTCCCTCTGGAGATTCTAACATGCTTAGCTTTTCATCCAAGCTTGGGGATACTCGAAATTCAAATGCATCTTGTCAGGATACGTTCACTTTTAGTCGGAAAGATTCTCAGAATTTCTCTAGTAGTAGTAATGCATCGTTTTTTAGAGGTGAACAGTCTCACGTTAGCCCCCAGATGGCGCCATCCTGGTTTGATCAATATGGAACCTTTAAAAATGGGCAAATATTTCCAATGCATGATACACTGAGGACCACTATGAAGTCTCTGGAAAAACATTCTGTTACTGGAAAGCCAGGTGATGATACGCACACTCGGGAATCAATGGAGCAAGCTAGTGCCACTTCTGATGCTAGTAAGCTTGTTACCATCCCGCAGAGTTCAGTTCCTGTACCTATTCCCAGTGAGCAATTACCTTCCCCTCCTGCTGCGCGTTCTGATGTAACTGATGAAAGTTTAATTGTTGCAAGACCAAAGAAGCGCAAAAGTGCTACATCTGACCTTTCACCTTGGCATAAAGAGCTGACGAAGCTTTCCCAAAGGCTTCTGAATATCAG TGCAGCGGAAACAGACTGGGCTCAATCAACAAACCGACTGGTTGAGAAG GTCGAAGATGAAACTGAAATAATTGAAGATAGACTGCCAATGCTTAGGCCCAAAAGAAGGCTAGTCTTGACAACACAGCTTATGCAGCAACTGCTTCGCCCTCCTTCTGCAGCAGTTCTTTTTGCAGATGCTAGCTTATGCTATGAGAGTGTGGCTTACTTTGTGTCCAGATTAGCACTAGGCGATGCTTGCAGTGCAATCTCCTGCTCTGGCAGTGGTTCTCAAACTCCATTGCCTCCTGACAGTGTTGACCT tTTGCCCGAGAAGCCTAAAACACCTGAGAAAATTGGTCATCAATACTTCTCAAAAGTTGCAGAAGACTTTGTTGATAAAGCAAGGAAGCTAGAAAATGATTTGTTGAG ACTGGACAAAAGAACTTCAATCTTAGACTTGAGAGTGGAAAGCCAGGATCTGGAGAAGTTTTCTGTCATCAATCGTTTTGCTAAGTTCCACGGGCGAGCACAAGGTGATGCGGCTGAGGCCTCACCATCCTCTGATGCTCTTACAAATGCTCAAAAAACCTGCCCCCAGAGATATGTTACTGCACTTCCAGTGCCTAGAAATCTGCCAGACAGGGTACAATGTCTTTCACTTTGA
- the LOC117627208 gene encoding uncharacterized protein LOC117627208 isoform X3, translating to MPRNEVGDRVHNFFGQENLSQGQHHPQVDGNWPGLSNNLWVGSQRQIGAPVNSSLKNYNVQQSDSERGHGSQSLHVPHGLDFIHSNQRPESGRIQSQNQQPTPNGYVHGHQMFQTRQNEANFLGVDAESDRQNLTSRGLSILESQRGSGPEHKKNLMRMETSESPVGFDFFGGQQQMTGPHPSMMQSLPRQQSGISDMQQLQRQVMLTQIQEFQRQQQLQQLERQQVLANQASSITRQAAGNHSPALINGVPINEASNNQWPPDLVAGNTNWLQRGASPVMQGASSGHVLSPQQAHTLQLMGFVPQQADQSLYGVPITSTSGSPGSYPHVQIDKSAMQQMSARNNSFPGSQYAAFSDQVSMQDGSLVSRQDFQGRSTFGPTAAEGLNSGFNLENLNQVNPQQRNEPMEEFQGRQQLVGLSEPSQEKAVIQVAPSQNVATLDPTEEKILFGSDDNLWEAFGRSTNVGMGGPNVLDGTDIFGGLPSVQSGTWSALMQSAVAETSSADIGLQEEWPLSFRNQEPPTGNQQPSSVGDTSKQQSGWASNNLHSSSDLNYRPFPHSADVHRPNTSSTFSSVQGFQQSGPKTLHERGEVFRNDSSQRFIQQNPEQGSKWLDRSPVQNLSAEGSHNYGNTSHSSGAEINANSISGSWNRQQSISSHSSDGQPFNMLNGWTFSESMSTDGGNNLKSHGNQVLSQSAPGGDRKRDMHEEMNHAAGTWKTDSNAELEQEKYPIGSPQRNREGSGTNNVAKSNSSTARANQESQKQLANNHDFWKTVDSSVNSKGNEVLGKNQHHLDKNPLILESSGNHCLDKGAVEMHDMENLNRNDTFFSNAHHQASVGGLKESVAADAGDSPVFPGSKQKSSSTAGRRPPGTRKFQYHPMGDVDVEVEPSYGRKHVTQSQAMSQKVPRAFRSPDQGSFGQSKFIGHTDRSSMEMEKADTKRLDEKPSKHMLPGFVPSTSTPFDRFTGNNPPNKAAQSSQHMLELLHKVDQPREGGNATHFSSSDHNTSSEMPEVETSDGSVDHLHRNQSSVSQGFGLQLAPPSQRIPFADHASSSQISSQAVFNSSPVHSEIGEKGHTWLGSAASVQSLPSSREASQGEFRNNISGSSGQIGNKASPYNVQGNFSASFNSGFPLSRSQLENQHMAGSSGQVTASQSVNIPFDRLAFRPKQMDDSCEKAQTSQSALPPVPDMPGSTSQNNHASAEASHLNIADQSHSRVVAPKIPKSDAVPVSEPCVTSGMPHQGAFSKDLTNVWTSVPFQQPLVSAEPSNVASHLFKSQLQTNNNVVTTFPGSPKLNEQDTRERGNGMSAFGAYSSSMQSIAVKEQPPKQSTGQQVSTENIQGAQKINLSQGKESFTNNFFEASVSSSVATQRDIEAFGRSLRPNNSLHQSYSLQDQVQAMKSTEVDGNDRSVKRLKGPDSGVETQQVDAQGGSQLSYGYNNVERNSSADNMSVPSGDSNMLSFSSKLGDTRNSNASCQDTFTFSRKDSQNFSSSSNASFFRGEQSHVSPQMAPSWFDQYGTFKNGQIFPMHDTLRTTMKSLEKHSVTGKPGDDTHTRESMEQASATSDASKLVTIPQSSVPVPIPSEQLPSPPAARSDVTDESLIVARPKKRKSATSDLSPWHKELTKLSQRLLNISAAETDWAQSTNRLVEKVEDETEIIEDRLPMLRPKRRLVLTTQLMQQLLRPPSAAVLFADASLCYESVAYFVSRLALGDACSAISCSGSGSQTPLPPDSVDLLPEKPKTPEKIGHQYFSKVAEDFVDKARKLENDLLRLDKRTSILDLRVESQDLEKFSVINRFAKFHGRAQGDAAEASPSSDALTNAQKTCPQRYVTALPVPRNLPDRVQCLSL from the exons ATGCCTAGAAACGAAGTTGGAGACAGGGTACACAATTTCTTCGGGCAAGAGAACTTGTCACAGGGTCAGCATCATCCACAGGTTGATGGGAACTGGCCGGGTCTAAGTAACAACCTGTGGGTCGGGAGTCAGAGACAAATTGGAGCTCCAGTTAATTCAAGTTTAAAGAATTATAATGTACAGCAGTCAG ATTCTGAAAGAGGACATGGGAGTCAGTCTTTGCATGTGCCTCATGGTTTGGATTTTATTCACTCAAATCAGAGGCCTGAGTCTGGCAGAATTCAGTCTCAAAATCAACAGCCAACTCCTAATGGCTATGTGCATGGGCACCAGATGTTTCAGACAAGGCAGAATGAAGCTAACTTTTTGGGAGTGGATGCAGAATCTGATCGGCAAAATTTAACATCTAGAGGCTTGTCCATACTTGAATCACAGAGAGGAAGTGGCCCtgagcataaaaaaaatttaatgagAATGGAAACTTCAGAATCCCCcgttggttttgatttttttggtggtCAACAGCAAATGACTGGTCCACATCCCAGCATGATGCAGTCTTTGCCAAGGCAGCAGTCAGGGATTAGTGACATGCAGCAATTACAGCGACAGGTTATGCTCACACAAATTCAAGAATTTCAAAGGCAGCAACAACTTCAGCAACTAGAAAGGCAACAGGTTCTTGCGAATCAGGCTTCCTCCATTACAAGACAGGCTGCTGGAAACCACTCACCAGCTCTAATCAATGGTGTTCCGATCAATGAGGCATCTAACAATCAATGGCCACCTGATCTTGTGGCAGGTAACACAAACTGGCTGCAGCGCGGTGCTTCTCCTGTTATGCAGGGGGCATCTAGTGGACATGTATTGTCCCCTCAACAAGCCCACACATTACAGTTGATGGGTTTTGTTCCTCAACAGGCTGATCAATCTCTATATGGGGTTCCAATTACTAGCACAAGTGGCTCACCTGGTTCATATCCTCATGTTCAAATAGACAAGTCGGCAATGCAGCAGATGTCGGCACGTAATAATTCCTTTCCAGGTAGTCAATATGCTGCATTTTCAGATCAGGTTAGCATGCAAGATGGATCCCTGGTTTCTAGACAGGATTTTCAAGGGAGAAGTACGTTTGGGCCTACTGCTGCTGAAGGCTTGAATAGTGGgtttaatttggaaaacttgAATCAAGTAAATCCTCAGCAAAGAAATGAACCCATGGAGGAATTCCAAGGGAGGCAACAGCTAGTTGGATTGTCAGAACCATCACAAGAGAAAGCAGTCATACAGGTTGCACCCTCGCAGAATGTGGCTACACTAGATCCAACCGAAGAAAAGATTTTGTTTGGTTCAGATGACAATCTATGGGAGGCCTTTGGCAGGAGCACAAATGTTGGAATGGGAGGTCCTAATGTGTTGGATGGTACGGACATTTTTGGAGGACTTCCTTCTGTACAAAGTGGGACTTGGAGTGCTCTTATGCAATCTGCAGTAGCAGAAACTTCTAGTGCTGATATAGGGCTACAGGAAGAGTGGCCTCTGAGTTTTCGAAATCAAGAACCTCCAACTGGGAATCAGCAGCCCTCAAGTGTTGGTGATACCAGCAAACAACAGTCTGGTTGGGCTAGTAACAACTTGCACTCTTCCTCTGACTTGAATTATAGGCCTTTCCCACACTCTGCTGATGTCCATAGGCCCAATACAAGTAGTACTTTTTCTAGTGTGCAGGGATTTCAGCAATCAGGGCCTAAAACTTTGCATGAACGAGGTGAGGTCTTTCGGAATGATTCTTCTCAGAGATTTATTCAACAGAATCCTGAACAAGGAAGTAAATGGTTGGATCGCAGTCCTGTACAAAATTTATCTGCAGAAGGTAGTCATAATTATGGAAATACTAGTCATTCATCAGGTGCAGAAATAAATGCAAATAGCATTTCGGGTTCTTGGAACCGTCAACAAAGCATTTCATCACATAGTAGTGATGGCCAGCCTTTCAATATGTTAAATGGTTGGACCTTTAGTGAGTCTATGTCGACAGATGGGGGTAATAATCTGAAAAGTCATGGGAATCAAGTTTTATCACAATCAGCTCCAGGTGGTGATCGCAAGAGAGACATGCATGAGGAAATGAACCATGCTGCTGGTACATGGAAGACTGATTCAAATGCTGAACTggaacaagaaaaatatcCCATTGGAAGCCCACAGAGGAATAGAGAGGGTTCAGGCACAAACAATGTTGCGAAATCAAATTCCAGCACCGCAAGAGCCAACCAAGAAAGCCAGAAACAGCTTGCAAACAATCATGATTTCTGGAAAACTGTTGATTCTTCAGTGAACTCTAAAGGAAATGAGGTTCTGGGGAAAAATCAGCATCATCTGGATAAGAATCCTCTAATTTTGGAGTCATCAGGGAACCATTGCTTAGACAAGGGAGCAGTTGAAATGCATGATATGGAGAACTTGAATAGAAATGACACTTTTTTCTCTAATGCACACCATCAAGCTTCAGTTGGTGGTTTGAAGGAAAGTGTTGCCGCAGATGCTGGCGATTCCCCTGTGTTTCCTGGAAGCAAACAAAAGTCGTCTAGTACTGCTGGTCGAAGACCCCCCGGAACTCGTAAGTTTCAGTATCATCCAATGGGAGATGTGGATGTTGAAGTGGAGCCTTCTTATGGAAGAAAACATGTGACACAGTCGCAGGCTATGTCCCAGAAGGTCCCTCGAGCTTTTAGAAGTCCTGACCAGGGGAGTTTTGGGCAGTCAAAATTTATTGGTCACACTGATAGAAGTTCTATGGAAATGGAGAAG GCTGACACAAAACGTTTGGATGAGAAACCTTCAAAACATATGCTTCCAGGTTTTGTGCCCAGTACGTCTACTCCCTTTGACAGATTCACGGGTAATAATCCCCCAAACAAAGCTGCGCAATCAAG TCAACATATGCTCGAACTTCTTCACAAGGTGGACCAACCAAGGGAGGGTGGCAATGCTACACACTTCAGCTCCTCTGATCACAATACATCATCTGAGATGCCCGAAGTGGAAACTTCTGATGGATCTGTAGATCACCTTCATCGAAATCAGTCATCTGTTTCTCAAGGTTTTGGTTTACAGCTGGCTCCTCCATCTCAGCGGATTCCATTTGCAGACCATGCCTCGTCTTCTCAGATCTCCTCACAAGCAGTTTTCAATTCGTCTCCTGTCCATTCTGAGATAGGAGAAAAGGGTCATACATGGTTGGGCTCAGCAGCATCTGTCCAGTCATTGCCTTCTTCTCGTGAAGCATCTCAAGGAGAATTTAGAAATAATATCTCTGGTTCCTCAGGACAGATAGGGAATAAGGCTTCACCATACAATGTTCAGGGAAATTTTTCTGCTTCTTTTAATTCtggttttcctctttcaaGAAGTCAACTTGAAAATCAGCACATGGCTGGCTCTAGCGGACAAGTAACGGCAAGTCAGTCTGTTAACATACCTTTTGATAGGCTTGCTTTCCGACCAAAACAGATGGATGATTCTTGTGAGAAGGCTCAAACCAGTCAATCTGCCCTGCCACCAGTGCCAGATATGCCTGGAAGTACTTCACAGAATAACCATGCCTCTGCAGAGGCATCCCATCTGAATATTGCTGACCAATCCCATTCAAGAGTTGTTGCCCCAAAAATCCCGAAATCAGATGCTGTGCCGGTCTCTGAGCCTTGTGTTACATCTGGTATGCCCCATCAAGGTGCTTTTTCTAAAGATTTGACTAACGTATGGACCAGTGTTCCATTTCAGCAACCTTTAGTAAGTGCTGAACCTTCCAATGTTGCTTCACATTTATTCAAATCCCAACTTCAAACAAATAACAATGTGGTAACAACTTTCCCTGGATCACCAAAGCTCAATGAGCAAGATACTCGAGAAAGAGGGAATGGCATGTCTGCCTTTGGTGCATATTCTTCTAGCATGCAAAGCATTGCTGTGAAAGAGCAACCACCCAAACAAAGTACTGGGCAACAAGTATCAACTGAGAACATTCAGGGTGCGCAAAAGATCAATTTGTCACAGGGAAAAGAATCCtttacaaataatttttttgaggCATCTGTTTCAAGCTCTGTTGCTACTCAGAGAGATATTGAAGCTTTTGGCCGCTCTTTAAGGCCAAATAACAGCTTGCATCAAAGTTATTCCTTGCAGGACCAAGTGCAGGCTATGAAAAGTACAGAGGTTGATGGAAATGATCGGAGTGTGAAGAGATTGAAAGGTCCAGATTCTGGTGTGGAGACTCAGCAGGTGGATGCCCAGGGAGGATCACAATTATCTTATGGATATAATAATGTGGAAAGGAATTCATCAGCTGATAACATGTCAGTTCCCTCTGGAGATTCTAACATGCTTAGCTTTTCATCCAAGCTTGGGGATACTCGAAATTCAAATGCATCTTGTCAGGATACGTTCACTTTTAGTCGGAAAGATTCTCAGAATTTCTCTAGTAGTAGTAATGCATCGTTTTTTAGAGGTGAACAGTCTCACGTTAGCCCCCAGATGGCGCCATCCTGGTTTGATCAATATGGAACCTTTAAAAATGGGCAAATATTTCCAATGCATGATACACTGAGGACCACTATGAAGTCTCTGGAAAAACATTCTGTTACTGGAAAGCCAGGTGATGATACGCACACTCGGGAATCAATGGAGCAAGCTAGTGCCACTTCTGATGCTAGTAAGCTTGTTACCATCCCGCAGAGTTCAGTTCCTGTACCTATTCCCAGTGAGCAATTACCTTCCCCTCCTGCTGCGCGTTCTGATGTAACTGATGAAAGTTTAATTGTTGCAAGACCAAAGAAGCGCAAAAGTGCTACATCTGACCTTTCACCTTGGCATAAAGAGCTGACGAAGCTTTCCCAAAGGCTTCTGAATATCAG TGCAGCGGAAACAGACTGGGCTCAATCAACAAACCGACTGGTTGAGAAG GTCGAAGATGAAACTGAAATAATTGAAGATAGACTGCCAATGCTTAGGCCCAAAAGAAGGCTAGTCTTGACAACACAGCTTATGCAGCAACTGCTTCGCCCTCCTTCTGCAGCAGTTCTTTTTGCAGATGCTAGCTTATGCTATGAGAGTGTGGCTTACTTTGTGTCCAGATTAGCACTAGGCGATGCTTGCAGTGCAATCTCCTGCTCTGGCAGTGGTTCTCAAACTCCATTGCCTCCTGACAGTGTTGACCT tTTGCCCGAGAAGCCTAAAACACCTGAGAAAATTGGTCATCAATACTTCTCAAAAGTTGCAGAAGACTTTGTTGATAAAGCAAGGAAGCTAGAAAATGATTTGTTGAG ACTGGACAAAAGAACTTCAATCTTAGACTTGAGAGTGGAAAGCCAGGATCTGGAGAAGTTTTCTGTCATCAATCGTTTTGCTAAGTTCCACGGGCGAGCACAAGGTGATGCGGCTGAGGCCTCACCATCCTCTGATGCTCTTACAAATGCTCAAAAAACCTGCCCCCAGAGATATGTTACTGCACTTCCAGTGCCTAGAAATCTGCCAGACAGGGTACAATGTCTTTCACTTTGA